The following proteins are encoded in a genomic region of Brachypodium distachyon strain Bd21 chromosome 1, Brachypodium_distachyon_v3.0, whole genome shotgun sequence:
- the LOC100845670 gene encoding glycine-rich protein HC1 — translation MASKSLLPLGVVLACLLLLSAHARDLTDAKESDEKNVKPGAGIKNEKWGGGSKNSGGYGNNGGGYGNDGGGYGNNGGGGGYGNNGGGYGNNGGGNNGGGYGNKGGGYGNNGGGYGHNGGGYGPGYGGGGYGPGYGGGGYNNPGYGGGNNGGYGSGSGSGYGSGNGYGGGGGYGGGSGGNGGGYPGGGYGGRGQHGG, via the exons ATGGCTTCCAAGTCTCTACTTCCGCTCGGTGTTGTACTGGCTTGTCTCCTGCTTCTCTCCGCACATGCTAGAGATCTCACTGATGCTAaag AATCTGATGAGAAGAATGTGAAACCTGGGGCGGGCATCAAGAACGAGAAGTGGGGAGGTGGAAGCAAAAATAGCGGAGGATATGGAAACAACGGCGGAGGATACGGAAATGATGGTGGAGGATATGGAAACAacggtggaggtggaggataTGGTAACAACGGTGGAGGATATGGAAACAATGGTGGAGGAAACAATGGTGGAGGATATGGAAACAAGGGTGGAGGATACGGAAATAATGGTGGAGGTTACGGACACAATGGTGGTGGGTATGGGCCTGGTTACGGTGGCGGAGGCTATGGTCCTGGATATGGTGGTGGCGGTTACAATAATCCTGGCTACGGGGGTGGCAACAATGGTGGGTATGGCAGCGGTTCTGGCAGTGGATACGGTAGCGGCAACGGGTACGGCGGGGGTGGAGGTTATGGAGGAGGATCCGGTGGTAATGGCGGTGGTTATCCTGGAGGTGGATATGGTGGAAGAGGTCAGCATGGTGGTTGA
- the LOC100845976 gene encoding protein CURVATURE THYLAKOID 1A, chloroplastic → MCQHNLSRNKRLERGENRDKTDKLSRHHFTLFTRHAKLRLVWHVTERRMTLATREYQSVHATTSALLRAKNHFVLAAERSARTATEQANAAMQAFLCTNAAGLPLQRRCTSSPYTVAPTARTSLRHRSSLPARGLRCTGWDFPNPLFVGVTVEKTVTVPFASLEQSLVPVDSAGDEALASKFGFKEISAYVMYGSGAFFAGWILSAVVSAIDSVPLLPKILEIVGLGYAIWFSIRYLIFKENRDELLLKVGDLKRRVIGSGDE, encoded by the exons ATGTGTCAGCACAACCTATCCAGAAACAAAAGGTTAGAGAGGGGGGAAAATAGAGACAAAACAGATAAGCTCTCGAGACATCACTTCACATTATTCACAAGGCATGCTAAGCTACGTTTGGTGTGGCACGTAACAGAACGAAGGATGACCCTCGCCACCCGTGAATATCAATCAGTTCACGCGACAACCTCTGCTTTGCTTCGCGCAAAAAACCATTTCGTCCTCGCTGCCGAGAGAAGCGCACGAACGGCAACAGAACAAGCGAACGCCGCAATGCAGGCCTTCCTCTGCACCAACGCCGCCGGTCTCCCCCTCCAACGCCGCTGCACATCATCCCCGTACACCGTCGCTCCCACCGCGCGTACCTCCCTCCGCCACCGCAGCAGCCTTCCAGCTCGAG GGCTGCGCTGCACTGGCTGGGATTTTCCTAACCCGTTGTTCGTGGGCGTTACTGTGGAGAAGACTGTGACCGTGCCGTTCGCGTCGCTCGAACAGAGCTTGGTGCCGGTGGACAGCGCCGGTGACGAGGCGCTTGCCAGCAAG TTCGGCTTCAAGGAGATATCTGCATATGTCATGTATGGCTCTGGTGCTTTCTTTGCTGGGTGGATTTTATCTGCTGTTGTTTCAGCAATTGATTCCGTTCCCCTG CTCCCAAAGATACTGGAAATTGTAGGCCTGGGATACGCAATTTGGTTCAGCATACGGTATCTTATTTTCAAG GAAAACAGAGATGAATTGCTTCTCAAAGTTGGTGATCTCAAAAGGAGGGTTATTGGATCTGGTGATGAGTAA
- the LOC100846280 gene encoding pentatricopeptide repeat-containing protein At5g18475, translating into MKPPPASAKAPLPWISPLLYRSPTRAAPSPPPPPPSPPSSPSPRYVDHPDLARLIASSDSGQRALDLFNAAAGQRGFSHTAATFSALLIRLARARLPSAAAAILRRAASMPCRFLEPHFLPLLRLLPPDHALALLRFLPSLLRRRRVSHKALAVCLDRLVSSRCPDVLSDLIADLRDPRNKYLPTPNTCVYNILIKHYVKNGDSETAFRVLDEMREYTCGDVRPNLVTYSTLIGGLCRAGKMKEAFELFEEMIEKDHIVPDQLTYNVIINGFCRLGQVDKARTIFGFMRKNECEPNAFNYATLMNGHSRKGELENLRMVFEEMKSAGVEPDAVSYTALIGCLCRHGSVDEGIDLVREMREKGCKADVVTYNLLIEGLCKDKRMVEAMDLLRSLPLEGVQLNVASYRIVMNSLCSCGDMEKAVGLLGLMLGRGFLPHYAASNDLLIGLCGVGRVADATVALYGLASVGFKPDTSCWGKLVEAVCRDRKLRRSVELLDVLITEG; encoded by the coding sequence ATgaaaccgccgccggcgtccgccAAAGCCCCGCTCCCGTGGATCTCCCCTCTCCTGTACCGCAGCCccacccgcgccgcgccctcgccgccacctccacccccttcgccgccctcctccccgtcGCCGCGGTACGTCGACCACCCCGACCTCGCCCGCCTCATCGCCTCCTCCGACTCCGGGCAGCGCGCGCTCGACCTCTTCAACGCCGccgcggggcagcgcgggttCTCgcacaccgccgccaccttctccGCGCTCCTCATCCgcctcgcgcgcgcccgcctcccgtccgccgccgcggccatcctccgccgcgccgcctccatgcCCTGCCGGTTCCTCGAGCCGCACTTCCTgccgctcctccgcctcctccccccgGACCACGCCCTCGCGCTCCTCCGCTTCCTGCCGtcgctcctccgccggcgccgcgtcTCGCACAAGGCCCTCGCCGTCTGCCTCGACCgcctcgtctcctcccgcTGCCCCGACGTCCTCTCCGATCTCATAGCCGACCTGCGTGACCCCCGGAACAAATACCTGCCCACTCCCAATACCTGCGTCTATAACATACTCATCAAGCACTACGTCAAGAATGGTGATTCGGAGACTGCCTTCAGAGTGCTCGATGAAATGCGTGAGTACACTTGCGGAGATGTGAGGCCAAACCTGGTCACCTATTCAACCTTGATAGGTGGGCTCTGTCGTGCTGGTAAGATGAAGGAAGCTTTTGAACTGTTTGAGGAGATGATTGAGAAAGACCACATCGTGCCAGACCAGCTGACATACAATGTGATCATCAACGGATTTTGCCGGCTGGGGCAGGTGGATAAGGCACGGACGATCTTTGGATTTATGAGGAAGAATGAATGTGAGCCAAACGCTTTCAACTATGCCACACTGATGAATGGACACTCGAGGAAAGGCGAACTGGAGAATTTAAGGATGGTGTTTGAGGAGATGAAGAGTGCTGGGGTGGAGCCAGACGCTGTCAGCTACACGGCACTGATTGGGTGCCTTTGTAGACATGGGAGTGTCGATGAGGGTATCGATCTTGTGCGGGAGATGAGGGAGAAAGGATGTAAGGCTGATGTTGTCACCTATAATCTGCTGATTGAAGGGCTGTGCAAAGATAAGCGGATGGTGGAAGCGATGGACTTGCTCAGGAGCTTGCCACTGGAAGGAGTTCAGTTGAACGTCGCGAGCTATCGGATTGTGATGAATAGTCTATGCTCATGTGGAGATATGGAGAAGGCCGTTGGCTTGCTGGGACTGATGCTTGGACGAGGATTTTTACCACACTATGCTGCCTCAAACGACCTGTTGATTGGTCTTTGTGGTGTTGGGCGAGTGGCAGATGCCACAGTCGCATTGTATGGATTAGCCAGCGTTGGCTTCAAGCCAGATACTAGTTGTTGGGGAAAGCTGGTCGAGGCTGTGTGCCGGGACAGAAAACTTAGGAGATCTGTTGAGCTTCTAGATGTCTTGATCACCGAGGGATGA
- the LOC100846584 gene encoding blue copper protein, translating to MEAKGGATTAVAVLLLLLVVVPEACRAERFVVGDAARWTWGYNYTDWVIRKGPFFQNDSLVFTYDPPNATTHAHSVYLMRSLAEYQSCNLKAAKLVAGVMQGAGSGYEFVLKKRKPHYFVCGERAGLHCTAGQMKFVVKPKSSACRD from the exons ATGGAGGCGAAGGGTGGAGCAACGACGGCCGTGGCAGtgctcttgctgctgctggtggtcgTCCCGGAGGCTTGCCGGGCGGAGCGGTTCGTCGTCGGCGATGCGGCCCGGTGGACGTGGGGGTACAACTACACGGACTGGGTCATCCGGAAGGGCCCCTTCTTCCAGAACGACAGCCTCG TGTTCACGTACGACCCGCCGAACGCGACGACGCACGCGCACAGCGTGTACCTGATGCGGAGCCTGGCGGAGTACCAGTCGTGCAACCTCAAGGCGGCCAAGCTGGTGGCCGGGGTGATGCAGGGCGCCGGGTCGGGCTACGAGTTCGTCCTCAAGAAGCGCAAGCCCCACTACTTCGTCTGCGGGGAGCGCGCCGGGCTCCACTGCACCGCCGGCCAGATGAAGTTCGTCGTCAAGCCCAAGAGCTCCGCCTGCCGCGACTGA
- the LOC100846893 gene encoding peptidyl-prolyl cis-trans isomerase CYP40, whose product MEGGGGGVAPAAAAAEAKNPRCFMDVTIGGEMEGRIVIELYASVVPRTAENFRALCTGEKGVGASSGKPLHYKGSYFHRVIKGFMVQGGDFTAGDGTGGESIYGLKFEDENFVLKHERKGILSMANSGPNTNGSQFFITTTRTPHLDGKHVVFGRVIKGMGVVRSCEHIPVGDADRPTADAEIADCGELPEGADDGVVNFFKDGDMYPDWPNDLDEKPLEVSWWINAVEAAKTFGNDNFKKQDYKTALRKYRKALRYLDVCWEKEEIDEEKSSALRKTKSIILTNSSACKMKLGDLKGALLDADFALRETEGNAKAFFRQGQAHIALNDIDAAVESFQHALELEPNDGGIKRELAAAKKKIANRRDKERKAFSRMFQPSGKSDENNNENN is encoded by the exons atggagggcggcggcgggggcgtggcaccggctgcggcggcggcggaggcgaaaAACCCGAGGTGCTTCATGGACGTCACAATCGGAGGCGAGATGGAGGGGAGGATCGTGATAGAGCTCTACGCCTCTGTGGTGCCGCGGACGGCAGAGAACTTCCGCGCGCTCTGCACCGGGGAGAAGGGCGTCGGCGCCTCGTCCGGCAAGCCGCTCCACTATAAG GGATCATACTTTCATCGTGTTATCAAAGGTTTTATGGTACAAGGTGGAGATTTTACTGCTGGTGATGGAACAGGAGGGGAGTCAATTTATGGTCTGAAGTTTGAGGATgagaattttgttttaaaGCATGAGAGGAAAGGAATATTATCTATGGCTAATTCGGGTCCGAACACAAATGGATCTCAATTTTTCATCACTACCACCCGAACACCTCATTTAGATGGGAAACATGTAGTCTTTGGGAGAGTAATAAAGGGAATGGGGGTGGTTCGCTCATGTGAGCACATTCCTGTTGGAGATGCTGACCGTCCTACTGCCGATGCTGAAATTGCTGATTGCGGGGAACTTCCTGAAGGTGCTGATGATGGAGTTGTAAACTTTttcaaggatggtgacatgTATCCTGACTGGCCAAATGACCTCGATGAGAAGCCTTTAGAGGTTTCATGGTGGATTAATGCTGTGGAGGCTGCTAAGACTTTTGGGAATGATAACTTTAAG AAACAGGATTACAAGACAGCCCTGAGAAAGTACAGGAAAGCTCTGCGCTACTTGGATGTTTGCtgggagaaagaagagataGACGAAG AGAAGAGTTCAGCACTGCGGAAGACCAAATCTATAATACTCACAAATAGCTCT GCATGCAAAATGAAGTTGGGAGATTTGAAGGGTGCTTTGTTGGATGCGGATTTTGCACTCCGTGAAACAGAGGGAAATGCTAAGGCCTTTTTTCGACAAGGACAG GCACACATAGCACTTAATGACATCGATGCAGCAGTGGAGAGCTTCCAGCATGCGTTGGAGTTGGAGCCGAATGATG GAGGAATTAAACGAGAGCTGGCTGCTGCAAAGAAGAAG ATTGCCAACAGAAGAGATAAGGAGCGGAAGGCATTTTCTAGGATGTTCCAACCCTCTGGAAAATCAGACGAGAACAACAACGAA AACAATTGA